The proteins below are encoded in one region of Archocentrus centrarchus isolate MPI-CPG fArcCen1 chromosome 13, fArcCen1, whole genome shotgun sequence:
- the LOC115790594 gene encoding von Willebrand factor A domain-containing protein 5A-like, translated as MNCCGLLTLKKEPVPLKSIEVELEVRDHVATVVSTLNYENKEDKPLEAVFVFPLPGDAAVCHFSAKIGQTQIVAEVKEKQEAREEYDDALSSGQQAFLLEESEQSPDIFSLSVGSLPPGESASIRLEYVTELAVQADDGLRFCLPAVLNPRYQPQGSEGAGVQVTSVPASLVPYSLSFSARVSSPRPVSKVESNCSLDPLQYLSTDQTQATVKLAAGHKFDRDVELLIYYKDAHQPTAVVEAGQASAEAGTLMGDPVVMVSLYPEFPQSVMSSTTACGEFVFLVDRSGSMGCATNYSKQQETRISSARDTLLLLLKSLPMGCYFNIYSFGDSYEHVFPQSVEYSEKTMEEALKKVEQMEANLGGTEILQPLKHIYSQPCIPNQPRQLFVFTDGEVGNTKEVIDLVNKNSGSHRCFSFGIGEGASSALINGIAKEGGGHAQFITGTDRMQPKVMQSLRFALQPAVVDISVTWDLPKEVSVTVLSPPITAVFQGQRSLIYAQLSGQSSEAAEGCVTVKYSLAGHPSENQLHFSLRPAADTGLTVHRLAARTLIRSLEMEEGDSRRENDGGVKEKVVQLSVQSGVSSSFTAFIAVNKDKNEAIQGPLLHRDIPVPMGGVLGFAATPCCLMRTYYLCEDAVDEMDDDYTELCTDGVIMNEEAEIAEQPPRDPLLQLVSLQKASGCWLLDPALAAALGKSSEEVEKSKPAPASSEVWATILALIWLHGFQTDAKDEWELLAAKAVSWLNAQNAPSVTECLEAGNALLGCSVQKTALGI; from the exons ATGAACTGCTGCGGTCTGCTAACTCTGAAGAAGGAACCAG ttcctctgaagagcattgaggtggagctggaggtgaggGACCATGTGGCTACAGTGGTCTCCACTCTGAACTACGAGAACAAGGAGGACAAACCATTAGAGGCTGTTTTTGTCTTCCCTCTGCCTGGAgatgctgctgtctgtcattTCAGTGCTAAGATTGGACAGACACAGATTGTAGCTGAGgtgaaggagaaacaggag GCTCGTGAGGAGTATGATGATGCTCTGAGCTCCGGTCAGCAGGCCTTCCTATTGGAGGAGAGTGAGCAGAGTCCAGATATATTCTCTCTGAGTGTGGGCAGTCTGCCTCCAGGGGAGAGCGCCTCCATCAGGTTGGAGTATGTCACTGAGCTGGCTGTGCAGGCTGATGATGGGCTGAGGTTCTGCCTGCCTGCTGTGCTCAACCCTCGATACCAACCTCAGG GTAGTGAAGGTGCAGGTGTCCAGGTGACTTCTGTTCCAGCCTCTCTGGTGCCCTAcagtctgtctttctctgcccGAGTGTCCTCTCCTCGTCCAGTCTCTAAAGTAGAGTCCAACTGTTCCCTGGACCCTCTCCAGTACCTCAGCACTGATCAAACCCAGGCCACG GTCAAGTTGGCTGCAGGACACAAGTTTGACAGAGATGTTGAACTGCTGATTTATTACAAAGACGCCCACCAGCCCACTGCTGTGGTGGAGGCaggacaggcctctgctgaGGCAG GCACTCTGATGGGTGATCCAGTGGTGATGGTGAGTCTGTACCCTGAGTTCCCCCAGTCTGTGATGTCTTCAACCACTGCATGCGGAGAGTTTGTTTTCTTAGTTGATCGATCTGGAAGTATGGGCTGTGCTACCAATTACAGCAAGCAGCAGGAAACTCGCATAAGCAGTGCCAGG GATactctgctgctcctgttgAAGAGTTTACCAATGGGCTGCTATTTCAACATTTACAGTTTTGGAGACAGTTATGAACACGTCTTCCC TCAGAGTGTGGAGTATAGTGAGAAGACCATGGAGGAGGCTCTGAAGAAAGTTGAGCAGATGGAGGCTAATCTGGGAGGAACGGAGATCCTGCAGCCCctcaaacatatttacagccagCCCTGCATTCCCAATCAGCCTAGACAG CTGTTTGTCTTTACTGATGGAGAGGTGGGGAACACCAAAGAAGTGATAGATCTGGTGAACAAGAATTCAGGTTCTCACAG GTGTTTCTCTTTTGGGATTGGGGAAGGGGCCAGCTCTGCTCTCATCAATGGGATTGCCAAGGAAGGAGGAGGTCACGCTCAGTTCATCACAGGGACTGACAGGATGCAACCAAAA gTGATGCAGTCGCTGCGATTTGCTCTCCAGCCAGCTGTGGTCGACATCTCAGTCACATGGGATTTACCAAAGGAAGTGTCTGTCACTGTCCTCTCTCCACCAATCACAGCAGTTTttcagggtcagaggtcactgattTATGCCCAGCTCAGTGGACAG AGCTCAGAGGCAGCAGAGGGCTGTGTGACAGTGAAGTACAGCCTGGCAGGTCATCCCTCTGAGAACCAGCTGCACTTCAGTCTCAGACCTGCAGCAGACACTGG ATTAACAGTCCACAGGTTAGCTGCTCGCACTCTTATTCGCTCGCTAGAGATGGAAGAGGGAGACAGCAGGCGAGAGAATGATGGAGGAGTGAAGGAGAAGGTGGTGCAGCTGAGTGTCCAATCAGGAGTGAGCAGTTCTTTCACCGCCTTCATTGCTGTCAATAAAGACAAAAACGAGGCGATCCAAGGACCTCTTCTGCACCGAGATATTCCAGTACCCA TGGGTGGTGTATTGGGTTTTGCTGCTACCCCCTGCTGTCTGATGCGTACCTATTATCTCTGTGAAG ATGCAGTGGATGAAATGGATGATGACTACACCGAGCTGTGCACTGATGGAG TAATTATGAATGAAGAGGCTGAAATTGCTGAGCAGCCACCCAGAGACCCTTTGCTGCAGTTAGTCTCCCTCCAGAAGGCGtctggctgctggctgcttgATCCAGCTCTGGCTGCTGCACTGGGAAAGAGCAGCGAGGAGGTGGAAAAGTCAAAGCCTGCACCG GCCAGCAGTGAAGTGTGGGCCACCATTCTGGCTCTGATCTGGCTTCATGGTTTCCAGACGGATGCAAAGGATGAGTGGGAGCTTCTGGCTGCAAAGGCTGTGTCATGGCTCAATGCGCAAAATG ctccatCTGTGACCGAGTGCTTGGAAGCCGGAAATGCATTGTTGGGTTGCAGTGTGCAAAAAACTGCCCTTGGCATCTGA